DNA from Desulfarculus baarsii DSM 2075:
AACTGAAACAAATAGAATCCGCTTTGTAGAAGGTTTTCAGCGGCTTGCCGCGATAAATGCCCGGTAACTCTTTCTCCCTCACATAGGGAATCCCTCGCGCTTGAAACTCCAGCTCCAAAGCTTCCTGATAAACGGCCTCAAGAAAACCATTGCCCAACTCGGAATGAACTGCCATGGCAGCGCCGATAATGGCGTAAGTCTGTTCATCCTTCTTAGAATAATCTGCGTCCATCTGCGTAATCTGCGGACTCATTACAACAGGCCCTCCCGGAGCAGCAGCCCCTTCAACCGATCCTCGGCCGCATACGCCGCTTGCAGCGATTCCTTGAGATTGGCGATGGCCTGATCGATGGTCATGGATTCTTCCTCGATCACCGGCTCCACGTAGCGGGGGATATTCAGGTTGAAATCGTTCTCGCGGATCTCGTCGAGCGTGACCACCCGGCAGACCCCTTCCACATCCTGATACCCCTCGTACCAGCGATGGATTTTGTCCACGTGTTCCGGCAGCAGCTCGTTCTGGGCGCGGCCGGTCTTGAACTCCTTCGAGGCGTCGATGAACAGCACCTTCTGGCGGTGAGCCTTGGGCTTGCTATCGCGGAAGACCAGGACGCAGGGCGCGAGACCGGTGCCGTAGAAA
Protein-coding regions in this window:
- a CDS encoding GxxExxY protein, with product MSPQITQMDADYSKKDEQTYAIIGAAMAVHSELGNGFLEAVYQEALELEFQARGIPYVREKELPGIYRGKPLKTFYKADSICFSSVIVELKALDRISGTEEAQVINYLKASGLQKALLLNFGSRSLQYKRLVLNLRESAKSADENLTGGQQ